TGATTCTATATTTGTGATAACTGGAAATACATATTTATGTCTTCCTTACATCATCTTTAATTGGTTTACGGTTCGACCATTTCTAATATACAGAGAGTAACATAATATTAGATGCTGATTATCTCCTTCCACTTTACAATTTTGTCCTCATATCTATATAGAGTTAGTTTATAGATTACTCTATCTGTTTCAAAATTTAATCAGCTTTAATCAAAATCTGTAATATTTAATAGTTCTTACTTTAGAAAACTGTCATTTAATATATAAATTTAATCAATTATACAGTAATTTACATAATGTAATTGGTTACACAATATCCAATAAATATAAAGTTACATTGAAATATAAAAACAATTTATATAGTGAAACAAAAAATACTTTTAAACCATTATATTATAAAATTAAAGGAATATTCAAATTATATTGAAACATTAGAATAGTAAGAATAAGAAAAGCTGAAATCTCAACGCCGATCATTTACGTCGGTCATGCCTTAGACCATCTCCAATGTATTCCTCTATTTTTTTCTCTAAAATAGAGGAATTTCATAATAGAGATGGATTTGTCTCTCATGTATTTTTCTATTTTCTCTCATAAAAAGAATATTCTTTCTAAATTTACAAATCATATTTTTTATATGTGAAAGTTGAAAACCAGCTCAATTTATTTTAGTATTTTATAAAATTATGATATTATTTACACTAAATATTTCTGTACAAACTATTATGTAAATAAAAAAATATAATTATATTTATATAAATAATATATTTCACAAAAAAAATATTTTCGGTTGTAATTGTTTAAGTAAAAAGTTAAAGGATCATTTCGTAAAAACAAATAGAGGAGGAGACATGGCAAAAATATTGTTTCTCATTGGCCGATTATTTTCGACTACATGGACATTCTATCTGAGGTTTATATCCTCCAGTTTTAATTAAAATCTGTAATATTTAAAAGTTATTAATTTAGAAAATTGTCATTTAATATATAAATTTAATCAATTACACAGTAATTTACATAACTTAATTGGCCACACAATATCAAATAAGTATAAAGTTACATTGAAATATAAAAACAATTTATATAGTGAAACAAAAAATACTTTTAAACCATTATATTATAAAGCAAATGGAATATTCAAATTATATTGAAACATTAGAATAGTAAGAATCAGAAAAGCTGAAATCTCAACGTCGATCATTTATGTCGGCCGTGCCTTAGACCATCTCCAATGTACTCCTCTATTTTTTTTCTCTAAAATAGATGAACTTCATAATATAAATGAATTTGTCTCCGAAGTATTTTTCTATTTTATCTCCTGAAAAAGAATATTCTTGATATATTATTTTCTAACTTTACAAATAATACTTTTTATTTGTGAAAGTTGAAAACCAACCCAATTTATTTTAGTATTTTATAAAATTATGATATTATTTACACTAAATATTTCTTTACAACTATTATGTAAATAAAAATATATAATTATATTTATATAAATAATATATTTCACTAAAAAAATATATTCGGTTATAATTGTGTAAGTAAAAAGTTAAAGGAACATTTTGTAAAAAAAAAATAGAGGAGGTGACATGGCAAAAATATAGTTTCTCATTGGCCGATTATTTTCGCCTACGTGGACACTCTATCTAAGGCTTATATCCTCATTTTATTACTTGTTTGATTTTAGTATTTTATAAAATTATGATATTATTTGCACTAAATATTTCTTTACAAACTATTATGTAAATTAAAAATATAATTATATTTATATAAATAATATATTTCACTAAGGTTATAATTGTTTAAGTAAAAAGTTAAAAGATCATTTTGTAAAAAAAAATAGAGGAGGTGACATAGCAAAAATATAGTTTCTAATTGGCCGATTATTTTCGCCTACGTGGACACTTTATCTAAGGCTTATATCCTCCTTTTAATATTTATTTTAGTATTTTATAAAATTATAATATTATTTACACTAAATATTTATTTACAAACTGTTATGTAAATAAAAAATATAATTATATTTATATAAATAATATATTTGACTAAAAATATATTTTCAGTTATAATTGTTTAAGTAAAGAGTTAAAGGATCATTTTGTAAAAATAAATAGAGGAGGTAACATGGCAAAAATATTGTTTCTCATTGGCCGATTATTTTCGCCTACGTGGACAGTCTATCTAAGGCTTATATCTTTATTTTATTACTTGTTTGATTTTAGTATTTTATAAAAGGGGGCTTTTTGCAGAATTGACCTATAACTTAAAGTCAAACACAAAACTAACCTCCTTTTTTTTTGAAAATTGGTTTTGCCCTATTCACCCCACAAGTTCATATAATTTACGAAAATGCCATCAATTTTTTTTTCTTTTTTTTTCGAAAATGACATTTTTACTCTCTCACCCTCATCATCTTCAAGTAATTACAAGATTGCCATTGTCATCAATACCACAACCACCATGAACAACCAATTTGAAGCTATTAATGCTCCCAAAATCGATTTACCCTTCTTCTTTTTTCATTCTTGTGAACTAAACACAACATATCTCTCACTTTCTCTCCACAATGAGCTAAAAAAACCCAAGATTTTGATTCTAAATTTTTTATGGTTCATAGAGTCATAGAAGCTAACGATTCTGGGTGGGTTACTTTCGTTTGTGATTCTGTGTGCTTGGAGAAGCCTTATGTATGCTAAGGAACTTATCTCACCAATTTAAGGTATGACATCGAGTTTTTTTCCAGATCTGTTCGTCAGACGACTTACTTGGGAAGTCGTCTGCCTGTAGACAACTTACCTGGAAGTCGTCTGGTCAACGCAGAGGTTATTTTTGCAATTGACTTTGAAATCTGTAACCTGAGACGACTGAAAGTTAAGTCGTCTGTTTTTGTTTGGTTTCAAAAAAATTTCCAAAGAACCTAGACGACTTACATTTCAGTCGTCATAGGTTAGTTTTGCATTTGACTGGATAATTTCAGAAGTTTGACTTCCCCAGACGACTCACATTTCAGTCGTCTGGCGAAAATTAAAATAATAATATTTTTTTAAAAGTAGACGACTTAACTGTAAGTCGTCTACTTTTAAAAAAATATTATTATTTTAATTTTCGACAGACGACTGAAATGTAAGTCGTCTGGGGAAGTCAAACTTCTGAAATTATCCAGTCAAATGCAAAACTAACCTATGACGACTGAAATGTAAGTCGTCTAGGTTCTTTGGAAATTTTTTTGAAACCAAACAAAAACAGACGACTTAACTTTCAGTAGTCTCAGGTTACAGATTTCAAAGTCAATTGCAAAAATAACCTCTGCGTTGACCAGACGACTTACAGGTAAGTTGTCTACAGCCAGACGACTTCCCAAGTAAGTCGTCTGACGAACAGATCTGGAAAAAAACTCGATGTCATACCTTAAATTGGTGAGATAAGTTCCTTAGCATACACAAGGCTTCTCCAAGCACACAGAATCACAAACGAAAGTAACCCACCCAGAATCGTTAGCTTCTATGACTCAATGAACCATAAAAAATTTAGAATCAAAATCTTAGGTTTTTTTAGCTCATTGTGGAGAGAAAGTGAGAGATATGTTGTGTTTAGTTCACAAGAATGGAAAAAGAAGAAGGGTAAATCGATTTTGGGAACATTAAGAGCTTCAAATTGGTTGTTCATGGTAAGTGTTATTTTGTACTTCATTTTGGGAGCATTAAGAGTTTCAAACCTGCATCACTCTAGTCTATTTTATTAAAATTGAAGTACAAAATAACACTTACCTATTTTTAAGTGCTTTCTTACATATTTCATTTTAGTAACTAATTCTAATAACTTCATTTATTGTATTTTCTAATTAATTTGACATCATTTATTAAAAAATATAAAACATAACTTACATATTTTAATTGTTTTATTACATTTTTACATTCATTTTCACTCTTTTTAACTACTTCATTAATTATCTTTACCACAATATTTCGACAACATTTATTTTACATGTTAACCATAATAATTTGACATATTTGAATGAAATTGCTCCTATTTTTGATAAAAAATTCAAATCGGTCAACAGAGAGTTTTTTTATATCATAAACTAACCCACAACTTGATTTTAATCTCAAACCTATACCCAAACTATTATGTAAATAAAAAATATAATTATATTTATATAAATAATATATTTCACAAAACAAATATTTTCGGTTATAATTGTTTAAGTAAAAAGTTAAAGGATCATTTGTAAAAACAAATAGAGCTGGTGACATGGCAAAAATATAGTTTTTCATTGGCCGATTATTTTCGCCTAAGTGGACACTCTATCTAAGGCTTATATCCTCATTTTATTACTTGTTTGATACACACTTTACTTCGTGGAGAACAAAAGCGATTTTTTTTTGTTTTTTGTAATTTGTTAAAAATAGTAAAACTCTTGCAAGACCTTACTTTTGAGTTTTGAGTGATTGTATTTTTTTCATGTTTAATCATGATAATTAACTAAGTAATGAGATTATCAATTTCATTATTTTTAGATAAAAAGACATTAAGTCTCTTTAATCTAAATCTCTGTTCGGTTTTAGGTTATTTTTTTATTTTTAATCTCCTAAAATATCTCTACTATTCTAAATCTATATTTATTTTGGTTTGTTGGGTTAAAATGCTTGAGGTTTTTGGTTTTTTGGGTGATAAACCAAAAACTATTATTATTAGTTTGGTTCATGTTATATGAGTTTTAGACAGTCTTGATATCGAACCAATAGTTTCATATTATAATTTCTAAACGCATGCAAAATCAAATCAAATCAAATCTAGATAATAGTAAAAGACAAAGAAAATTATTAAGACAAATTATTTCTCTACAATTTATCCGATTGTAAAAGGAAACATTAAAAAAAAAATCTAATTTCAACTATTATTTAGTAAAAAAGAGGTATGCAATGATATGTTACTGTAATCGAGTTTGAGAGGTTTGTGAAGGAAAAAAAATGTCAATTAGTTTCTTGAAAATTGTATTTCAATTTCTATGTAGAACCTTTGTATAATCCGTTGAACTATGCATGTGAGTATATTGACAAAAAAAACCCATAAAATATTATATTAGAAAAACGATATTGTTAAAGTTTATTTAGGAAAGAACATTACAATAAATTTGTAAAGTTGGTCTGAGAAACTCTCTACATGTGTCACGTTAGCATATTCATTCTTGAATTGCTGTGAGGCTGTCACGTGGCGAACATGAACACATTAATCTCACGTGTTTTCTTTTAATATCTAGGAGATTGAAAGTAGTGTTACCAAAAAATTTTTTAATTGAACGTAAAACTGTATTATTTATGACTATCCAGAGTTTTTTTTGTCAAACGTTCCTTTACTGATATTTTCCACCCATCACTGCTCTATAGTAACTTAGTAAGCTTATCCCATTGATTTTTTTTTAAACATCAAAAATTGCATTTTTTTTTTATTTTGGGTAATTTATCGGATTAAAGAGTTAGACGTGGTCACGAATTAATGCAAAAACAAAATTCTTTGAGTACATAACCCGTTATCGTGTAAAACCTGTCACCACCATGTCTCTTAATAAATTTTCAAAAGCTACTTTTATGTGAGAAATTAATTGTCAATTTTATAGATTAAAGATAAAGAAACGAAGACCTTAATTACGTAAATGCGGCCTAGCTGTTAACTATTATCTAAACTTGTAGTCGAAGGTGTACTAAAGTCACTACAGTTGACTACAATTATAGTTATAATGATTGGCTTAAGAAAAATTATCTTTGGCTCATACTTTATCGAATTTTTAAATCTTAAAAATATACTTTCCTCTGTTTCTATATAAATGTCACTTTTACATTTTCACGCATATTAAGAAAATGACGAAATTGTATGTAAGTTGGTATTAATTATACTTCTCTGACCAATAGTATTTGAGATAAATAAAATTATTTATAAAATCAATGCAGTTTTCAATTAATTTTTAGCTTAAAGTAAGTATAATTTGTAAAGTGACATTTTTCTGTAACAAAAAAAGTTAAAATGACAGTTATTATGAAACAGAAGAAGTACTATCTAAGTTTTTTTTAATATAAGTCGTTTTAGAGAATTTTTTATGTTCCAAATTATATGACGTTTTCGGTTTTCTATGTAAAATTTATTAACATTTATTTTACAAATGATAATATACCTTTTATTTTATTATTGGTTGATTTGTGGTTAGGTGAATAATTAATGATGTTTTTGTTTAGAAAATATAAAAAATTAATGATTTTTTAATCTATATGCACAATTCTAAAACGACTTATATTAAAAAATGGAGGGAGTATTTAAGTAGCTTTTATAGAACCTTAAGGATAATCAGTAGACCATTTTCTAGCGCCTTTCACCTAATCCTAAAGTTAAGATCGTCAACAACAAAGACTAGTGACGTTAATACACCCTGAAAGTAAACTAAATATAATTAAGAAACAAAATTATCGTAACGATTTCCACAAGATAATAATATTCTGCATATATATTATCAGTTCCCTATAAAGTTAGTTTCATGGCAGCTTCCTCGGACCTCTACAGTTCTATATAAACGCCGGTAACGAAGCAACCAAACCAAATCAGAACACACTTAACAAGTCTCAAGAGAGAAAAAAAACACAAAGACTCTCTCTTGCAACACAAGCAAAGAGTCTTGTGACACAAGAAACCAAAAAAAAAATGCTTGAAACCGTAGCAATATGGGGCAAGATGGTGACGAGTATTATGCTCATTTGGGCGATGTACTCGCAATACATCCCTCGCCATATCCGATCTCACCTAGAGATATACTTCTACAAACTCCTCGGATGGCTCTCATTCTACGTCCACATCAAGTTCACCGAGCACATAGACGAAGGTCTCAAGAGAAGCGAGAACTACGACGCTATACGCAACTACCTCTCCACCAATACCGCAGCTCGTGCTCAAAGGCTAAAGGCCAACGAGTCCAAAAACAGCAAGTCGTTGGTGCTTAGCATGGACGACCACGAGGAAGTCGAAGATGTGTTCAACGGTGTGAAGGTGAAGTGGTACTCCAACGTGAAGGTGACTCAGACACAATCTAACTACGGTCGGAACAACTCGTGCGAGAGAAGGTTCTTTACACTCACTTTCCACAGACGACACAGAGGGATGATCATAGACACTTATATAACTCATGTTTTGAGAGAAGGGAAAGCTATTGGTGTGAGGAACAGAGAGAGGAAGCTTTACACTAACAACTCGAGCTCAGAGTGGTATCCATGGATGTCAGGGAAGTGGAGCAATGTTCCTTTTCATCATCCCGCGACGTTCGAGACTTTGGCTATGGATCCTGAGAAGAAAGAGAGGATCAAGAAGGATTTGGTGAAGTTTAGCAAAGGGAAAGATTATTACAAGAAGGTTGGGAAGGCGTGGAAGAGAGGTTACCTCTTGTTTGGTCCTCCAGGGACAGGGAAGTCCACTATGATATCTGCAATAGCAAACTTCTTGGACTATGATGTGTATGATCTTGAGTTAACGACTGTGAAGGATAACTCAGAGCTGAAGAAGCTGTTGCTTGAGACACAAGGTAAGTCTATAGTTGTGATTGAAGATATAGATTGCTCTCTTGATCTTACGGGTCAGAGAAAGACAAAGAAGGAGGAAGATGGTGAGGAGGAGAAGGATAAGAAGAAGGAGGAGAAGGATAAGGAAGAAGATGTGAAAAAGAGTAAAGTGACATTGTCAGGGCTATTAAACTCCATTGATGGGTTATGGTCAGCTTGTAGTGATGAGAAGATTATTATATTCACTACAAACTTTGTGGATAAGCTTGATCCTGCGTTGATAAGGAGAGGGAGGATGGACAACCACATTGAAATGTCTTATTGTAGGTTTGAAGCATTCAAGGTTTTGGCTAAGAACTACTTGGAGATTGAGTCACATGAGTTGTATGGAGAGATTGAGAGGTTGCTTGAGGAAACAGACATGTCTCCTGCTGATGTAGCAGAGACTTTGATGCCCAAGTCTGATGAAGAAGATGCGGATGTTTGTATCAAGCGTTTGGTCAAGACTGTGGAGGAGGAGAAGGAGAAGGCAAAGAAGTTGGCTGAGGAAGAAGAGAAGAGTAAAGCAGAGAAGGAAGAGAAGAGGAAGAAGAATAAAGAAGAGGAGGCAGATAACAAGAAGACAGAGGAAGACGAGAAGAAAGTTTGAGGGATCAAAAGAAAATGGTGACCTATCTGAGAAGAATGGTACCAACTAAAAGGGTATAAGGAAAAGAAGTGAAGCCTGATGTGTGTTGTTTTATTTGTGTGTTGTGTGGATTGAATAAGGTCGTTCTATTAGGCCATCTTAAGTATATATTTGGTTGTTCTATTAGGCCATCTTAAGTATATATTTGATTGTTGTATTAGGCCGTCTCTTAAGTATATATATTTGATTGTTGTATTAGGCCATCTTTAAGTAAATATTTGATTGTTGTATTAGGCCATCTTAAGTATCTTATTTGATTGTTCTAATGTTTTCAAGTACCACCTATATTTATTCTCTTAGCAAAGGTTCAGGTTATCTCTGCCATATTTGTTCTAGGAAGATGGCAGACTAACCAAATCCAAGCATAAGACGACTTGTCATAAACTTAATGGTGTAAAAATGGTAGGCAGTATTAAGACAAACAATCTAGAAGCACAACTTGCTTCTCAAATCGTACAGGGTTCATGCAGAAGTAGCATCTAGAAAGAGCTTGCTCGGTTCACCAGTCAAGGTGGATGGGAGGCTAATCTATTATATATATATGCCGGAGATAAACTTGAAAGTAACTTGAGTAACAAGTTATCCATACCGAGTTAGATTTGGAGTTATCCAAAATAATATAAGTCCTAGTGAGTTTAGGATTAAAGAGTTTTATATATAAGCAATGCGTGTGTGTGTTGGCTTCGTGTGAGTTTTTATGAGCTTTGTGGTTTGAGGTTTTGAGCATATTTTCCTCAAGTGATTAATAAGAAGAGTTTCTTATTGAGAGTTATATTGTGTGTATTCTTGAGACATGATAACTATATTTGGTATCAGAGCCATACAGCAACGATCCTGATCAAACCGTAACCATGGGAGACATCACGACGTATGTGAAACCTAAAGGAGGCATAGGGCCTTCTTCGATCAGCTGTCCCATGTTGAATACAACCAACTATACCGTTTGGGCTATGCGGATCAAGGTTTTATTGAAGGTGCATGAAGTCTGGGATGTTGTTGAAATCGAATCCGACGACAGCAAGAAAAATAACATGGCCACAGCATTACTCTTCCAATCAATACCTGAAGCGCTGATATTACAGATTGGAGAATTAGATACTACAAAGAAAGTCTGGGAGGCCATTAAAGCAAGACATATGAGAGCAGATAGAGTTCGAGAAGCTCGTCTACAGACTCTAAGTGCAGAGTGTGATCGATTAAAGATGAAAGAAACAGATACAATTGACGAATTTGTTGGAAAATTATCAGAAATCTCTTCGAAATCAGCCTCTTTGGGTGAAACTATTGAAGAAACCAAACTTGTCAAAAAATTCCTTAAAAGTCTTCCGAGAAAGAAGTAAATTCACATTGTGGCGTCCTTAGAACAAGTATTTGACCTAAAAACCACAACATTCGAAGATATTATTGGACGTTTAAAGGCTTTCGAGGAACGTATAGCAGAGGAAGAAGAAGAACAAGATGATCAAACAAAACTGATGTATGCAAATAATGACGCTCAACAACACAATCGTGACAACACCAACAACAACCGTGATAACAATGGCTACAGAGGACGAGGCAGAGGAGGACGGTTTTATAACAGAGGAAGAGGTCGTGGGCGGTCAACTTACAACTACGGTGGTGATCTTTCAAGGATAACATGCTTTAGGTGCGATAAGAACGGTCACTTCACCATGGACTGTCCCGATCGTCTACTAAAGCTACAAGAAACACGTGAAGCTAAAGATGAAGATACACAAGAAGCTGAAGATCTAATGATGCACGAAGTCATACTCTTAAACGAAAGGAACATGAATCCTCAAGACTTCGAGACGAATGTGGCGGGAGAGAATACATGATATTTAGACAATGGAGCAAGCAACCACATGACTGGAAATAGGGATTATTTCCGCACCATCGACGAGATGATCATAGGAAAGGTACGTTTTGGCGATGACTCACGCATCGACATCAAGGGAAAGGGTTCCGTTCTGTTCATTAGTGGAGATGGAGAGAAGAGAGTTCTAGCTGATGTGTACTACATACCTGACCTAAGGAGCAACATCATCAGTCTCGGCTAGGCCACAGAGTCAGGCTGTGATATACGGATGCGAGGAGACTATCTCACCTTAAATGATAAAGACGGAAGGTTGATCACGAGAGCCAAGAGATCAAAGAACAGATTATACAAGGTTCTCATGGAAGGTGCTAATCCAAAGTGTCTCCAATCGATGGCGACTAGTGAAGGTGGCATGCAAGGTTAGGTCACATTGGGAGAGAGTCAATGAAGTCTATGATCAAAAAGGAGCTTGTCGCTGGGATACCTAACATAGAAATCGAGAAGGAGACATGTTCCTCTTGCTTACTTGGGAAGCAAGCAAGACACACTTTCCCTAAGGCAACATCATACCGGGCAAGCCATGTTCTAGAGCTTATCCATGTGGATCTCTGCGGACCTATTACCCCCTCCATGCCGGCGAAAAACAGGTACATCTTCATGCTTATAGATGATCACTCACGTTATATGTGGTCTATAATTCTCAAAGACAAGGCAGAAGCGTTTGATAAATTCAAGAAGTTTAAGGAAATTGTTGAAAGGGAAACAGGAGCAAAGATCAAAACGCTGAGAACAGATCGTGGTGGTGAGTTCTGTTCAAACGAGTTCCGAGAGTTTTGTGAAACTACAGGAATATACAAACACCTTACCGCTCCTTACTCCCCTCAACAAAACAGAGTTGCCGAGAGGAGAAACAGAACACTTATGGGAATGACCAGAAGCATTCTAAAGCATATGTCCATTCCAAACTTCTTGTGGGGGGGAGGCTGTGAGGCACTCCACATATCTTATAAATCGGGTAGCCACAAGAGTGTTGGATAAAACGCCGTATCATGTCTTTAAGAAGAAGAAGCCCAGTGTAGAACATATACGTGTGTTTGGATGCATAAGTTATGCAAAGATAGACCACAGTCACCTCAGGAAACTGGATGATAGAACACGGAAGCTGGTGCATCTTGGTACTGAGCCTGGATCTAAGGCCTATAGACTTTATGATCCTACAAACCGTAAAATTGTGGTAAGCAGAGGCGTCATATTCGACGAAAATCAAGGTTGGAGTTGGAAGTCTATGGAGAAAGAACTAGATTATGATTCAGGAATGTTTAAAGTATCATTGGGCGAGTTTGGAAACAGAGGGATG
This genomic interval from Brassica oleracea var. oleracea cultivar TO1000 chromosome C2, BOL, whole genome shotgun sequence contains the following:
- the LOC106325538 gene encoding probable mitochondrial chaperone BCS1-B, whose amino-acid sequence is MLETVAIWGKMVTSIMLIWAMYSQYIPRHIRSHLEIYFYKLLGWLSFYVHIKFTEHIDEGLKRSENYDAIRNYLSTNTAARAQRLKANESKNSKSLVLSMDDHEEVEDVFNGVKVKWYSNVKVTQTQSNYGRNNSCERRFFTLTFHRRHRGMIIDTYITHVLREGKAIGVRNRERKLYTNNSSSEWYPWMSGKWSNVPFHHPATFETLAMDPEKKERIKKDLVKFSKGKDYYKKVGKAWKRGYLLFGPPGTGKSTMISAIANFLDYDVYDLELTTVKDNSELKKLLLETQGKSIVVIEDIDCSLDLTGQRKTKKEEDGEEEKDKKKEEKDKEEDVKKSKVTLSGLLNSIDGLWSACSDEKIIIFTTNFVDKLDPALIRRGRMDNHIEMSYCRFEAFKVLAKNYLEIESHELYGEIERLLEETDMSPADVAETLMPKSDEEDADVCIKRLVKTVEEEKEKAKKLAEEEEKSKAEKEEKRKKNKEEEADNKKTEEDEKKV